The stretch of DNA CCTGCGGCATGGCCATTCCCCTCACCCACCGCTCGCAGTCGCGGGCGGCCCCCCTCTCTCTCTCTCTCTCTCTCTCTCTCTCTCTCTCTCCCGCAAGCGGGCTAGGGTAGTTCGGCATCACACCGCACGTGATTCACGTTGAACACCGACTGTCCGTCGGCCGTGCGGGCTCAATCGAACGCGGCACTCCTGCCGCTCAGCTGTAGTCCAGCAAACTTCGCCATCGGGCGAGTTTGAGTGCCCGCGACTGGCTGGCGTTGGCCGGACTGGTGGACGGCAAGGCCAGCACCGTCACATCCCTGGGCACACCGTCAGTTGCAAGCAGATGGCGACGCAGAGCTTCATGCGCCTTGCCGCCATTGGTTGCGACCACACGCAGCTGTGGGTGCGCAACGAAGAACGCGGCGAAGTCATTCGGCACCTCGCTGTGCCGCAGGATCGCCGAGTCCAGACTTCCGGGTCGTTCACAGTGCTGCAGCACATCCCAGACCGCAACGCCGCTGGCCTTGAGCCGCTCGACGCGATCGGCGTACGGCCGTGCCGGCCCGGCGTCGAACAGCTCGCCCATGAATGACCAGAACAGATTGTACGGATGGGCGTAGTACTGCCCTGCGCGTAGCGACACCACACCCGGCATCGAGCCCAGGATCAGGATGCGTGCATCCGCGGCCGCAATCGGCGCAAAGCTGCTGAGCCGCGCGGACAAGCCGGGCCTCTCAGGCACGCCCGGCGCGACGCACCGCGACCTTGCCAAGTACCACCCAGTCGAGATCGCCTTCACCGTGTGCGACCGCGCCTTTGGCGACCAGGGCTTCGACCGGCGCCTGTGAACGATTCCAGACGGTGACTTGATGACGTCCTCGTGGATGCTCGACGTGACGTTTGAGTATCAAGCCCCCGTCGCGTTCGGCGCCGTCCAGGGCATCGGCAGGCGTTTCGACCGCGAT from Banduia mediterranea encodes:
- a CDS encoding DNA-deoxyinosine glycosylase; translation: MSARLSSFAPIAAADARILILGSMPGVVSLRAGQYYAHPYNLFWSFMGELFDAGPARPYADRVERLKASGVAVWDVLQHCERPGSLDSAILRHSEVPNDFAAFFVAHPQLRVVATNGGKAHEALRRHLLATDGVPRDVTVLALPSTSPANASQSRALKLARWRSLLDYS